The Helianthus annuus cultivar XRQ/B chromosome 15, HanXRQr2.0-SUNRISE, whole genome shotgun sequence genomic sequence GACGGAAGTCCAGTATCAAAAGAACAGGAAAAGTTGAGGTAATGGTGTGGAGATTACCTTCTTGGTGTAGAACTTGCTTGACCGAACTTCAGAAATGCTGATATGGCATGCGTTTCAACCTCATGGCTTTGTCTCAGATGCGTATGTGGCTCGTAAGAAAGATAAGAGAGGGAATAGCTTCGGTTTCATCCGTTATGTGTGAGTAGAAAATATGGATGCTACTCTGGTGGCTATGAATACAGTGAAGATACTCGAAGCAAAAGTATCGGTTGCCCTGGCAAAATATGATAAAAACCACAAAAAGTTTATTTATACGTCTAAGATAGTTGGTGAGAAAACATAGAAGCCAAAAGAACCGATTCATGCGAACCAGCAAAACCACAAGGGTGCTTTTTCCGGAGGAGCAACGGTAAGGGAAGGTCTTTCATATGCTGACCTATTTCAAAAGGATAACCACGTTAATAATCTGGGCTCTAAGATGATTACAATCAATAACAAAGGCTCAAAGTATCCGCTGCATTGCATGGGACATTTAATACATGGCATAGCCAAAGACCTTGGTACTCTTAATAGTCTAAACCAATTTTTAAACAATGGTGGCCTGGAAAATTACGGTTTGTCATATGTTGGAGGACTTAGCGTACTTCTCACACTCGGAGACCCCGAAATAGTCAGAGACATTATGAGTAACCATTCAGATTGCCTGTCGAACATCTTCAGTCGTTTCCATGTGTGGAATGGTGAGGATCTGCCTATGGATCAGGTTGCATCTCTCTGGATAACCGGTGTTCCGGTTCACCTCAGAGACAATGTGTTATTCGACAAGATTGGGAGCCTTTTTGGAAAGGTCATATAGGAATCATCTTTCTCTTGGGAAGAATCTGACAACGCAGACAGCTCTGTAATGGTCTTGGTTCCCCTTGGTAGAAGAATTGAGGAGACTACGGTTCTAAACCGGAGAGAAATGAGATTCGTTATCTGGGTCACCGAAGACATGGGAGCTTGGAAACCTGAATTGGACGGAGAAAAATCAATGAACGACCATGGGTGGAAATCCGATAATGGTGATGAGGTGAATATGGTGGACGACGTGGAAGAAGGGGAAATCAGGCGAGATGTGTCACCGGACGGTGGCCGGAGACCATAGGGGATTGAAAATGGAAGGTCAAAAGTTATCCAATGGTGATCAGGCTAACGGTATTAATTCTCTGCATGGGGACAAGGAGCAGCCGACTCATATTCCTAGGTGTGTATTCCAAGAGGGCAATATACTAGGGGAAGAGGGGGAGAATGTTGGGTTTCCTAGGAATAATGATGCTCCGTTTAATGATATGGCGACTAACCCTAGGCCCCAGAATAATAATAGCTCGAATTGGACCAAGGAGCAAAGTGGGCCTAGTAACAATCCTGGGCTCAAAAAGAAAATACAACTTGGGAAAAGGGATCGAAATGTAAGGAGTCCACTTTCTGTGGGCTCAATCCAAGGCAACGTCACCAGGCCCAGACTTAGGAATGAAGATGCCAGGGAAGATTCCATTGACCTTAACTGACCTGGAGAAAAAAGAGACACACCTACGCCGGTGTCTTGTAATTCGAGTCACTCTCCTCATCAGTTGTCTCCTACCAGGCAGTCTCCGCAATCCCACCATCATCCCGCCACTCCGCCTACGACTAACACTCGGAACGACAAAGAGATCGGGGCCAGAATCAACATTGGTGAGCGAGTTCGTATGCAATTTAACGGGTCCGAGGAAGAGTTGAGGGAAATCATAAATGGTAAAGGTGCACAAAACGGTTCACAATGAATATCCTATCTATTAATCTCAGGGGTGACCGGGATTCCCAGAAATTAGATTGGATTCGAGGTATAAAGACTAGTCAAGGAGTGCACTTTCTTTGTGTACAGGAAACGAAGATCAGTAATTCAGAAGGGTTCCTTTTTAATCAGATGTGGGGCAAATCAGCGTTTAAGTTGGCATCGGTAGATTCGCATGGGAGATCAGGTGGATTGGTCTCGTTGTGGAACCCTACCGTCTTCTCAGAAATAGAAACGATAAAACACAGGTATTTTCTTTGTGTTTGTGGATTTCTCATTCCCTCTGGTATTAGATTGAATTTGGTCAATGTCTACGTTCCAAATGACGCGTCATGGAGGAAAGCATTGCGGTCAGAACTGTTGCTTCTTAGGAATTCACGTCAGGGGTTGTGGGTTTTTTGGGGGGATTTTAATGATGCTCGAAAGCCAGAGGAACGGCTAAACTCGGAATTTGTGGCAGCAAATGTGGAGGCTTTTAATGACTTTATCCTTTCGGCTGCACTCTATGAATATGACATGGGAGGAGCAAAATACACGTATATTTCGGATAGAGGCGCCAAACTGAGCAAACTTGACCGGTTCCTAGAGTGCATTAGGTTTCTAGAAAACTGACCGGGAGCAGCCCTTACGACATTGGAAAGACGTTATTCAGATCATAGACTGCTACTATTAGCAACTACTCCAACGGATTTCGGGCCTATCCCATTTAGATTCTATAACTCTTGGTTGGAAATGAACGGATTTATGGCTTTTGTGAATGGGAAATGTGGTCAGTTTATGTTTAATAGGCCGGCAGACCTTGGTCTTGCTACAAAGCTTCGGTGGTTAAAAAACAGGATCAAAGAATGGGTAGCAGCGGAGAAAAAGAAAACTGAAGGGTTGTATAGCTGTTGGAAAGCAAAGGTGGCGGAGCTAGAACTTTTGGCGGAAGAAAGATCGCTTGAGCAAGCTGAATTAGATCAGAGATTAGAACTCAAGCAATTCATGTTAGAGGCGGATAAACAAAAGCTAGCGGAGGCGAGGCAAAAATCTCGGGCTAGGTGGGCAGTTGAAGGTGACGAAAATTTGAGTTTTTTCCACTATATTGTGAATGATAACATAAGCTCAAATCGTATAAATGGAATGCTCGACGGTGACGAATGGATTACAAACCCGGTAGTTATTAAACAAAAATTCCATGATTTTTTTGCTCAACTTTTCACAGAACCAAAGGAGTTTCGGTCATCGATAAACTGCCCGAATTTGGCAGTTCTATCTTCAGAAGCCGGTGATAgtataattagtccttttacacTTGCGGAGATAAAGCATGCAATATGGGAGTGCGATGGAGACAGGGCTCCAGGGCCTGGCGGCTTCAATTTCAAGTTCTTGAAGAGATGTTGGAATAGGTTacaaaacaattttgtaaaatTATTCGAAGAATTCTACGTCAATTCGCACATCAATAAAAGTTGTTCGTCTTCTTTTATTGCATTAATTCCTAAGGTTAAAGATCACTTGAAGCCATCCGATTATCGACCCATTAGCCTCATCGGGTGTATTAACAAGGTAATATCCAAAGTTCTAGTCAACAGGCTGAAACGAGTCATCGGGCAGCTTATATCTGAGGAGCAGACAACCTTCTTAAGCGGTAGAAATATTACTAATGGCCCATTAATGTTGAACGTAAGTTGTGCTTGGTTGAAACAATCGAGGAAGACTACCATGATTTTCAAGGTAGATATTCATAAAGCTTATGATCCCTTTGTTGGTCGTTTCTAAACGTGGTCATAGAACAAATGGGTTTTCCCAAAAAATGGTGGGATTGGATAATGCAACACTTCATTCAGCCCAGGCGTCCGTCCTCGTCAACGGTTCACCTACTGTGGAGTTCTAATGCTCACGGGGGCTAAGACAAGGGGATCCTCTATCTCCGTTTCTCTTCATAATCGCTATGGAAGCACTTTCCGGGATCATGATGAGGGCTTCGCTGGTTGGTTTGTTTCATGGTATTAGATGTAACAACACAGGTTCGGCACTATCTCACTTCCTTTATGCGGATGATGTGGTGTTCCTGGGAGAGTGGTCAGTGTCCAATGCATCAAATCTCCGTCGTATTCTAAGAGGTTTCTATCTAACTTCTGGCCTTCAAGTCAATTTTACTAAAAGCCGGTTATATGGGGTCAGCGTATTTGAAGCGGAATTGGCAGCCATGGCAAATGCCCTTGGATGCAGAGAAGGTTCCTTCCCATTCAAATACCTCGGGTTATACGTGGGAGCTAACATGAACTTAGTAAGAATTGGAGACCAATAATTGATTTATTCGAGAGTAGGCTGTCGATCTGGAAAGCAAAGAAGCTATCGTATGGCGGGAGGATTACATTGCTAAAAGCGGTGTTAAGCTCGTTGCCTACTTACTTTTTCTCTCTTTACAAAGCTCGAGTCCAAGTGCTGAAACAACTAGAACGGCTCTGGCGTATAATCTTTTGGGGTGGGACAGATGAAGACTCCAAAATGAGTTGGATGGCTTGGGATAATGTGGTAGCACCAATTAAGTACGACGACTTGGGTTTCGGGACTTTACGGGATGCAAACCTCGCGATGCTTgcgaagtggtggtggtggcgattCAAGACAGAGTCGAATAGTTTGTGGAGAAAAGTAGTATGGGCTATTTATAATAATTCGCAGTCATGGAATGTTATACCAGTGAAATTAGCGAGTGCAGGTCCGTGGAAACAAATTTACAACATTGCTCCATTATTGATTAATAAAGGAGTCGATATTGgtagaaacttaacaagagagaTTTTTGATGGATCGGTCGTGGCCTTCTGGGTGGATACTTGGGTTGGGACTAAACCTTTATTCACTGTTTTTCCATTATTGTTTCAATTGGAGGAAGAAAAGTGGTGTATCGTAGCGGATAGGATGCAAGTCAGGGATCACGGGATTATTTGGAATTGGGTTTGGAGGCGACAGTTGTCTGAGGATGAAGAATTACAGGAATTCCAGCACATGTTAGTGGGCATCTCGGCTAGAGTTGGTCAAGATAGATGGCATTGGAAGTTGGATCCCTCAAACTTGTTCTCTGTTGCTAGCATTAAAAAGGTTCTCCAGTGTCACAACAGGACTGATCAGGTTTACGTCATGGAATGGAACAATTGGGTGCCAAAAAAGGTCGGTATAGTTGCTTGGAGGGCGGAAAAGGAGAGACTTCCAACTAGGGACGCTTTAGCCAAACGGGGTATTTCGATTCAGTCATCGGAGTGCATCCTCTGCAGGGAATATTCGGAAACAAGCGACCATCTTCTCGTATCATGCGGCTATGCCCAGGTTGTATGGCAAGTTGTGTTCCAATGGTGTAATTGTCATCCAATCATAGCTTTTAGTCTAAGAGATATTCTAGACTCTTACAAACAGCTTTGTGGCTCAAGGAAAAAAGGAAGACTTTCCATGCAATTTGCCAAAGTAACTATTTAGTTTTTATGGAATATGAGGAATGAGCTTATGTTTTCTAGAAAATCTAAAACAATCAGTAGCATCGTCGAAGAGATGAAGACAAAGAGCTTCCTATGGATAAAGAACCGTTCCAAAGTTTCGGAGATGTCCTGGGAGCAATGGCGGAGTTTCGATGTGTTCTAAAATAGTTTTATGTTGGTGATTGGTGTTCGGATGTTTTAGGTAGTAAAAGTGGTGTAATTGGTGACTGTAATTGTGGTGCTAGCCGCTGgctaaaaattaataaaattcttatgttggccgttcaaaaaaaatataatattgaATGAGCATACAATTTCATCAAGCCATCTTATCTAAGGTAAACATAAACTTGACACATTGAGCCGAATTTTGGAAAACGAAAATCCATCGTCTAAATTATTGAAATAAAAGATTCAAGCTCTTTTATTTtgaaaattaaataattaaaagatggtaatctagaaaaaaaaaaaaaaaaaaaaaaaaaaaaaaaaaaaccattgaGTTTGAAATATGGGTTACATATGATGGAGTCTTGGGTCTCACAATTGGGGCAAACCATCTATGATAGTTTGTCATAAGATCTGGCCACTGGCCAGTAAGTCGTTTTCATTCATTAGACGCATGGTCTTATTTTTAGTTGGTGCAAATATGAGTCTGACTTTCATATTAGTTTCGTATCACAAAGTGTGGCATGTGAGGTGAATGAATTTGTATTTTTATACCACCTTATTGTTTTTGTACGGGTTTCACGGTTCAAGGATAGCTGGTTATCTTTAAGTTGCAAAAATAGAACATTCAATTCTATGGTGAGAGAAATTGTTTAGTTCGGTATATTAGAATTTTGGGAAATTAACcagtaataatcccacctagaccttattggccattaataatcccatctcagaatattctctccaccagtcccaccttttacctatttttcctacaatggtcccccgttaaaaaaacttaacggagttaagtttttttccaaattacaaacagattttttagggattttgattagaacgacgatacgagttcATTGATATAAAACTTGCCTTGAAACGGTGCTCCAAatgatgaaaacgacgcttcaattcgggtttTTAAATTTCCAGTTAACCAAAAttaagtcacttggagcaccatttcgaagtaagttttacatcaatggacacGTATTAATGTTCTGATCAAAAGACCTAAAAAGTCTGTTTGTagtttggaaaaaagcttaactccgttaagtttttttaacgggtgACCATTGTAGATAAAATAGGTGAAATGTGAGACTgatggggggaatattctgagctgtgattattaatggccaataatgtttaggtgggattattacaggacAATTCCCCTAGAATTTTTGGGACTGCATTACGGTTTTTTAATTTGCCCTGTATATACTCACCTATTTTGAATTAGACATAATAATACATATGTTCAACAAATAAATGTGCTTCTGTTGAATTAGATGAACGCATAACACAATATGTTCAACACTTTGATTGCATTacctatttattttttttaattttcccTTTTATATACTCACCTCGTTTGAATTAGACATAATAATATATGTGTTCAACAAATAAATGTGCGTGCGTTGAATAAGATGGATGtacaaaacaataaataaaatgaaatggCAAAGATTCGGGAAGTGGGAGAAAGACAATTGAGAAAATACCTGGTGCTAACAGTTGTGACATTCCGGGTTGCCTCCTTATTCTAATACTCTTAATTTTTAATTAGTATATCATAAAAGTTATATGCCTCTTTTTCCACAATCAACTTTTTGAAAATCCAGTGATCATTCTCTTTAATCCCATCTTTCATCTCCAGCTGCCTctctctatatatctatatatctatatccAGGTATATATATATTAGCATCATCATGTACTCTAAAGCCAAGAGTAGATGAGAATAAATAGATAATACCAAACACCAACAACTCCACTTTGATAGAAGCAGAAGGatatcaagaaccctaataatTACAATGGGAAGAGCACCGTGTTGTGACAAAGCTAATGTCAAAAGAGGACCATGGTCACCTGAAGAAGATGCCAAACTCAAGTCGTATATTGATGAATATGGCACCGGCGGCAACTGGATCGCGCTACCGCATAAAATAGGTACTATATTCTCTTAATCTCCAGCCTTCTTTAATCCTATAGTACATAAAATCACACCTATGCTGATCTAATGAATCTTTTATGTCAAAGTTCATTAAGAACAACTTATTGATAATGAATATTCTATATTCTATATTCGATGAATCTATTAGGACTCAGGAGATGTGGCAAGAGTTGTCGCCTTCGATGGTTAAACTATCTTCGTCCGAATATCAAGCATGGATCTTTCTCGGAAGAAGAAGATCATATCATTTCCACCCTCTATCTCAATATCGGTAGCCGGTAATATACTTCAGTTTAATCATTATACTTTCTTTATTGATCCCATTGGTTAGAAGGTTATTGACGCTCATATGAATTTTCTTTTAAGGGTTCTCATGAACAAAAAAACTTCTCTATGTAATATATGATCCCATTGTTTAGCTGGCTAGGCCAGTGCGTTGAGTTTTCCGAGAATGAGTTCTCATGGTTACAAAGTATAAGATTCATAATAAATATATGCTAAGTGGATAATATATTTGTAGGTGGTCCATTATAGCTTCACAATTACCCGGGAGAACTGACAATGATATCAAGAACTACTGGAACACAAGACTAAAGAAAAAACTCATGGGAATGCAGCGAAAAGATCAACAATTGTCAAAGAGAGGTGGGATAGTCAAGCAAGAAATGAAGAGAGAGGTTCTTGAAGATTTAAAGGTACCATCTTTATCCACAAGCATGAATCTTTATCAATCTTTCTGGCCTACAGAATTCCCTTTGATAGTcacaaaccctaatcatcatgGTCAAGAACTTCATGTGAAACCACAAGATCCCACCTTTAATCACTACCCTTTTGACACAACTTCAATCCAACCAGAATTGTTGGATCAAAACAAGAAGAGTCAATTGCCAAACACACCCTATTTTGCTAATGGGGATGTTGTAAACCTATTTCAAGAATTCAACAATTACCCATTTGAGATCAATGAGTTTAACTACACCACACAACCAGGGCAGTTTGATGGGTTGGTTGGGGGCTTTGCTAGCCTAGTCAATGGAAATAACTGCACTAGTTCTTCTGGAGAAAGTAACACTACTAACTGGTGTGATCCTCTGGCATTCCCTCGTCCCACCACAATCGCGTATGAAGATTGCCGACGTGGACTGCTACAATGTTGTCCTTCTGATCTGCCTAGTCGGTTTCCATAAGATTCTAGGACAAATTGTTGTTGGCATTTTCGTGGGgaatatttatttaatttgtttttctttattcactatcactttcattcTGGTTTACTGAGATTTCTTGAgatttcttgtatactaattcCTCTTAACATCAACCTTACTTAGGTGGTATAAGTGCTTAATTTGGTCGGTTTCTTGTAGTTATTAACATATAATGGTCATGAAGAGAACGCGTATTAATCAAGGGCTGAGTTCCTTTCATAACTATTGAGAACTATGATAACTATTTGTACATAGTGCATTGATAACCTAATGAGATAGTAAGGCACACCTTAAGGTAAAAGTTACAATTACATTATGTGGTTCTTAATCTTAAGAGTTAAATgacattttagtccctgtggtttgtgccattttgcaagtttagtccaaaggtttcatttttaacatgtgggtccaaaaaaggtttcacagttgctattttagtccacttggttaacttcatccatttttttctgttaacgagaaggccaattcggtcattttgtatgtaattctgttaactaaaagggcaattcagccatatataatgaccgaattggccttctcgttaacagaaaaaatggatgaattaacccagtggactaaaatgacaactgtaaaacctttttggaccccAGGTTGAAAATGAAACCTtt encodes the following:
- the LOC110911275 gene encoding transcription factor RAX3 — translated: MGRAPCCDKANVKRGPWSPEEDAKLKSYIDEYGTGGNWIALPHKIGLRRCGKSCRLRWLNYLRPNIKHGSFSEEEDHIISTLYLNIGSRWSIIASQLPGRTDNDIKNYWNTRLKKKLMGMQRKDQQLSKRGGIVKQEMKREVLEDLKVPSLSTSMNLYQSFWPTEFPLIVTNPNHHGQELHVKPQDPTFNHYPFDTTSIQPELLDQNKKSQLPNTPYFANGDVVNLFQEFNNYPFEINEFNYTTQPGQFDGLVGGFASLVNGNNCTSSSGESNTTNWCDPLAFPRPTTIAYEDCRRGLLQCCPSDLPSRFP
- the LOC110913538 gene encoding uncharacterized protein LOC110913538, which codes for MNILSINLRGDRDSQKLDWIRGIKTSQGVHFLCVQETKISNSEGFLFNQMWGKSAFKLASVDSHGRSGGLVSLWNPTVFSEIETIKHRYFLCVCGFLIPSGIRLNLVNVYVPNDASWRKALRSELLLLRNSRQGLWVFWGDFNDARKPEERLNSEFVAANVEAFNDFILSAALYEYDMGGAKYTYISDRGAKLSKLDRFLECIRFLEN